Below is a window of Syngnathus acus chromosome 8, fSynAcu1.2, whole genome shotgun sequence DNA.
TGAAATCGCCTACATCGAGGACGGGGCCTTTTCCGCTCAATTTAACTTACAAGTTCTTCAGATGGGCTTCAACAAGTTACGCAACTTAACCGAGGGGATCCTCAGGGGTCTTGGAAAGCTGCAGTATCTCTACCTCCAGGCAAACCTGATTGAGACTGTGACACCCAATGCCTTCTGGGAATGCCCCAACATCGAGAACATCGACTTGTCCATGAACCGCATCCAGCAGTTGGACGGCTCCACCTTCACCAGTCTGACTAAGCTGACAACCTGCGAGCTGTACACCAATCCCTTCAACTGCTCCTGCGAACTGCTCGGTTTTGTCAAGTGGCTCTCGGTTTTCCCCAACAGGACAAACGAGCGGATGGTCTGCGACTCGCCGAATGGCGTGTCTGGTTACAGTCTTCTGAGTCAGAACCCGAACAACCCCACCTATCGAAATGCTCTCCACATGCTCACCACCGTGTGCACCGACGACTACGTCACACCTTTTTTCCCGTTGCCGTTGGAGCCCACGACGCCCCCGCCGGACTTCACCCTTTGCGGGCTGGAGGACTGTCCATCGGGGACGGAGCCAGAAGACATAATCACCCACAACGTCAGTACGAGTAACAACGAAGTGGAAGCAAACCCGCTGATGAAATTGAACAAAGTGTCCAATACAGGAGCAACCATCACGGTTCAGATCCCGCATCCTTACAAAAAGATGTACATCCTGGTTCAGTACAACAACAGCTTTTTTACAGCCATCCAAACCCTGAAAGAATTCAAGGAGGAAGTGGAGCTCAAGGACCTCAAACCTCACACCAACAATACGTACTGCGTTGTTTCCATTCGGAACTCCCTGAGACACAACCACACTTGTCTGACAATCACCACGGGACCTTGGAAGGGCAAATCAAGAGACGCGAGCAACGCCACTGCCACTCATTACATCATGACCATTTTGGGCTGCCTCTTTAGCATGGTCATCTTTCTCGGGGTGGTTTATTACTGTTTGCGACGGAAGCGTCGGCAAGACGAAAAGCACAAAAAGGCGGGGAGcctgaagaaaaacatcatGGAATTGAAATATGGACAAGAACTGGAGGGAGGGACGATTTCTCGCATCACCCAGAAACAGCTGCTGACCGGAGAGAGCATGGCCAGGATGCCCTACCTCCCGCCTGCCAGTGAAATGGATCAGTACAAATTTCAAGAAATAAGCGAGACTCCAAAAATGATGAAGGGAAGTTACATGGAGGTGCGGAGTCTGGACCACCACGAGCGCAGGGAGTGCGACATGGGAATGGCCGGGAACAGCCAAGGCTCCGTGGCCGAGATCTCCACCATCGCAAAGGAGGTCGATAAAGTCAACCAGATCATCAACAACTGCATTGACGCTCTCAAGACCGACTCCACTTCTTACCAAGGGGTAAGATCGGGAGCCGTGTCCAACGTGGAGCCTCAGCTGGTGCTCATATCCGAGCAGCCGCAGAATAAATCGGGCCTCCTGGCCCCTCCGTACAAGGACAGCTACCACCACTCCCTGCAGAGACATCGGTCCTCGGACGCCTCGCCCAAAAGGCCCAGCACAGCCTCAGGAATGCGAAGCCCCCGGCCTTACCGTACCGAATCCAGGTACATCGAGAAAACCTCCCCGACGGGGGACACCATCCTCACGGTGACACCGGCCGCCGCCATCCTGAGGGCCGAGGCCGAGAAGATCCGTCAGTACGGCGACCACCGCCACTCCTACCCTGACGCTCAGATCGAGGAGCTGGAGAGACCCGACGGCATCAAGTCGCCCATGCTGGAGCCACTCTCGCATTCCCGCTCCAGAGACTTGGCTTATTCTCAGCTGCCGGCTCAGTACCACAACCTGAGCTATTCTTCCAGTCCGGAATACTACTGCAAACCGTCCCACAGCATCTGGGAGCGATTCAAACTCCACCGAAAACGGCACAAAGATGACGAATACATGGCGGCCGGCCACGCGCTGCGCAAGAAGGTGCAGTTTGCCAAGGATGAGGACCTGCATGATATTTTGGACTACTGGAAAGGCGTCTCGGCCCAGCATAAATCGTAACTATCATcggtttttctttgtttgttttcaatgacGAGAACCTCCTCAGACTTTCCATGAATGGATTCTTTCATACTTCAATATCACATTTCTCGGACTGTGAGGGGGATTGTTTCATATTTGTCATATTATGTAAAGAATTTAtggagtgggaaaaaaaaaatgattctaTTCATTAGAAAATATACCGCTAAATTATACTATGTATGTTATAATGGATTATCGGTTTTTGGGTATCGCATGGCCAGGTCCTGTGAAAGTGGATTTGCTGTTGTGTCATATGAAACTACTCTATCAAACTATGTTTACTGAAAGCTCAATATTTCGTTGATCTGGACTCGTTTTTTTAACACTCCATATATTTAGTTTATCTTACATAATCGATGTACATATTTGGTCCATTTTTATCTACACGTTTTGGCGGGAAGAATTGGTTTTAAAGTAAGGGATGATAAACATCTCCCaacatttaaactttttttttcattttttggttGAGACTTTTACAAGTATttctacaatatttttttatacgtCCGTCTTAAGTCATGTATGAAGGTCTCATTCATCAGGCATTTCTAATTTTATGACCAAAGTAGAAAAACTGTTTACAATATTCCTGCACGGTCTGGGAATGgtatggcattttttttttaaatataaatatatatatataaatatatatatttgcaatGAGTTGCtcctggaaaacatattgtgaTGTGTTTGGAAGACTAACTGATCCTATTTCAAGAAGAAGCGGAAGGACTGCGAAAGCATTTCCCTGCTATAGAGAGCCGGATGGATGattgtaaaatataaaaactctGACGTGTCCATGGCAGCTTTTTCTGTCTATTTTATCGAAAGTATTTATTCACAGCAATGAAGAaacgttttgttttccttgcttcCAGTGTACTATAATGACCCGGCGTGATAAATGCAGGGGGAAAGTAACTTTGTTACTCTGATGGGCTTCGTCTTGGTTTGATTCAATGTCTTTTTGAATATTACGGACATTACTTAGCGGATGGACGACGATCACACTAACACTTGagaatgtgaagaaaaaaaacagaaaaaaaaaacagactctTTTGACTTACTGGCTGTGAATTTGTATATTATGAATTTTTGGCAGTATATTTCAAGACTTAACACGTCAAAAGGATGTTTACAGAGCTCATTCCACGCGGGCTCATGGGCGGCAGTTGTATATTTATGAATGAGCAATACAAAATTGAATGTCAACTTGGTGACACGGTCGTTTAACAATTTGGGTGATGTGCATCGTGATGTTGgacagttgattttttttaaatgagcccCCGGAAGCGaaatttaacttttaaatcAAGCTTGTTTGTGTCAAATCAATAGTTTGAGCAGAGGGATGaataatttattcaattttgTAGGGATGAATAAAGCAATCACTGGTTtcggtattttttttttttgtatgtgctTTAGCCGTTCATGTGAAATGAAGCATCCATGAGCCCGACGCGGTCGCCATACGTAAGCACCTCCTGACGCGTTAGCCTGACTTAACATTTCAAACGCCTTAAGAATTTTTGGAATATCTTGGGTACAACTGTAAATTTcctttgtttcatttccagCAGTGTTTGAtgattcgatttttttttcttccgtgtgtttttttttttaatgatttaagaaggaaaaaaaagcgttTTAATATCCGAGAGCTACGGGAGATTTCTAGTTCATTTAGCTACTtagcaatgtgtttttctacTGCATATTGTAGCACTTGTGTGAGTTTAAAGTGGTGACAAAAAAACTTTAGGAAGATCAACAGTTGTTCAAGTgcatcaaaaacaaacaagagcacaaaaatgtgtggtttttttgCGGGGTGGGGTTCATTTAGTTTTTCTTAATACTGTATGTAATCTGCTTTCAGACAAAGTACTGTGAAATAAAGTTAAGGGTGCACAGTAAGGATCGGCATCTTTATTTTGAGTCCACATTTTGACTCGTCTCATGTTTATGAAATTGAATCGGATTAATCAGTTCATCGAATATGTTTTCACAATTAAAAACGATTAGCTGGTATCTTAGAAAGTCTGCTGGACCAATGGCAAATCCAGATTTTGTTACCAAGGCTTCACCTTGCAGGGGAGGGGGCTCGAGTGTTCTAAAGCTAGGAACAGTAAGTGCATCCAACTAAAGAgattgcagctctgcttaccctTTGACATGAAAAGTAAATTTTCTGCAATATGTACCCTTTAACTcattttacaaatgtttttacaaaagtaattttattGTAGCTTGGTGCTACTTCAACCAGGGAAGTATTCCTCAAACTTTGGCTCAGTGAAATCTATTCAGTgtatattaaaagtaaaggtTGTGTGTATTTCTGGAGGGTATTGTGTAAGAAAttcatcttgaaaaaaaaacaacaaacaaaagaaggtTTACTTGTCAAGCCTCGGCTTGCTAGAagcacataaataaaaatccacaGTAGGTCGTTGCTCATTAAGCAAGTCAAGAAAAGTTCctactggtttttttttgtcggtgTGGCTTGAAAGGCCGCACGCCTCTTGATTTATTTGCTGCTTTCTTTCCGAGTTCCCCGACAGCGCAAATTACTTTATCTATTTCCCCCGATGACAGTTAGACGCTGGAGGCTGAATGCAGTCACAACACACCTGCCGCACACTGTGCGGCGCCACGCTCGTTGGCAAATGATCATTGCAGTACCGCTCCCAAAATGCAACGAGTTCCCTGAAGTCGAGCAATAAGCATATTGCTTCAGTTTGCACAACTCATTCCCGAGCTCATTTACACTACCAACAAttttacacaaacacaaaaacaatatggATTTGGGGGTTGGCATTCCACCAACTCATCAAAGGTGTTCGTGAGCACTCTGAGATCACCACTTCAATTTATAAACATTAATTagaatgtaccgtattttccggactataaggcgcacctaaaaacctaaaattctctcaaaagccgacagtgcgccttatagtccggtgcgccttatatatggaccaaattcctaaatttaaactggcctgaagcattgtgtcatgaaatcaatcataagtggcccgctgaagactatgaatcatgaatcaaaaagactatggatcattattttgtgattataaagtaatttgttgcgtctgaagttgaaatacaaaagatcaaatggagaatgatttgatttggattataaatctgacatgatgcattaatggtgggccttatagtccggtgcgcctcatagtccggaaaatacggtacaaagAATTCAACTGTCTTGTGCACCCTGATTGATTAATCTTGACcactgggggcagtataaaaACAGACAGAAGTGAAGAAGAGTTTCACGACTACTGTTAATGActtagcaaaaaataaaaaaaattcaagaggataaagaatccATGCATCTGAATATTGCAATGCAGTCTGTCTACTTATTTCGATGTTTCAAGTCTACACTTAGATCAGTCAGAAACAGTAGATATGTAATAATTTTGTTTCTAGCATTTCAAAAATGCttctgcatttgtttgcagccctttttttttttttgcctttagtAAATCACTTTCAGTGTGTTTCCTTTGCCGGGGAGAACAAATGCATCAAATGATGAATAATCTGGAGCTGCAGAATAGCGAGAGACTCCAGACTGCAGTGCACTGTTCACACTTACATTTCCCAAGGGAGTTGTACTCGATGTTGATCCGGAACAAACACATCAAAATCTACAGTAGGAGAGAATAATGAGAAGAAAAGGTCATCCTTTCCTCCCCACGTGTAATAGCGTGTGATTTTTCTCCTCCCAGAAAAGACGACACTGTTAGCAGACGAAGCGTCATGTCGAGGTGACAAAGCAGTTGAGCGCCATCCATCAACTCAAAGTGCACTCTTATATACggcgtgtaaaaaaaaattggcagaCCGATTGTTTAGTCACCGCTCCGACGGTGATGCCAAGAGTGTCTGAACCCGGGccagaaggaaaagaaaaagcagcaaACTAAAGCCTCCTTGAAGGAGCTCACTTTCCAAAGGACGCCAGTCACGCTAATTTGAGGATGCTAGCGGAtgtcaaaatgtcaaagtTTGCAAACTTTTGGGAGATCTTATTGATTTTGAATAACATCTGCTAATGATGGTTCACAGGGGTTGAAGGTCATCATCAGCAGTGGTCTTCAAGCTACCAGGCTGTGTttctcaaatgtatttttgagcTAGCATAACTGCGGTCAAAGATTAAAATCAGTAAAGTCAAGTTAAGCAATCTGTTCATTTTGTATCAagctcattttaaatgacCTTTCAAAATTGGGGCCTCAGCTTTTGAATCTTATTGATTTTGAATGACGTCCAACACGGGAAGGCCACGCTCGTACTTTTGCTTGCcgccattttgatttatttgaaggGCATCAGCACTGGAAGTTGGACCTAAACCAATTTCCCGGTCATTCGCCTCATGGATGAGATGCTATTTGCTTGCACCTCATCTTGTTTTCTAATCCCAGCCCACTAACGTCACACTCTGCCATTACTCCTTTTAAAAGGGAAGACAATTTCAGCGGAACATTTTATCTCCTGACGGGAATCGGCCAGGAGGAAAGTGAAGAGCGATTAAGCCTTGGCAAGCGACGCCGACCAAATCAACACTTTGTggaaagttttatttatttatctttttttttttgtatcaacTGTGGAGGGAGTTGACGGTTGACCGTTCAGTCGCTAACATGCTAACCGCACTTGAG
It encodes the following:
- the elfn1a gene encoding protein ELFN1, whose translation is MTGREARMAGGWGMASSALLWSAAIVYLTNVGQVSGDCWLIEGEKGFVWLAICSQNQPPYEAIPQHINSTIVDLRMNENKIKSIQYSALSRFANLTYLNLTKNEIAYIEDGAFSAQFNLQVLQMGFNKLRNLTEGILRGLGKLQYLYLQANLIETVTPNAFWECPNIENIDLSMNRIQQLDGSTFTSLTKLTTCELYTNPFNCSCELLGFVKWLSVFPNRTNERMVCDSPNGVSGYSLLSQNPNNPTYRNALHMLTTVCTDDYVTPFFPLPLEPTTPPPDFTLCGLEDCPSGTEPEDIITHNVSTSNNEVEANPLMKLNKVSNTGATITVQIPHPYKKMYILVQYNNSFFTAIQTLKEFKEEVELKDLKPHTNNTYCVVSIRNSLRHNHTCLTITTGPWKGKSRDASNATATHYIMTILGCLFSMVIFLGVVYYCLRRKRRQDEKHKKAGSLKKNIMELKYGQELEGGTISRITQKQLLTGESMARMPYLPPASEMDQYKFQEISETPKMMKGSYMEVRSLDHHERRECDMGMAGNSQGSVAEISTIAKEVDKVNQIINNCIDALKTDSTSYQGVRSGAVSNVEPQLVLISEQPQNKSGLLAPPYKDSYHHSLQRHRSSDASPKRPSTASGMRSPRPYRTESRYIEKTSPTGDTILTVTPAAAILRAEAEKIRQYGDHRHSYPDAQIEELERPDGIKSPMLEPLSHSRSRDLAYSQLPAQYHNLSYSSSPEYYCKPSHSIWERFKLHRKRHKDDEYMAAGHALRKKVQFAKDEDLHDILDYWKGVSAQHKS